In a genomic window of Ranitomeya imitator isolate aRanImi1 chromosome 5, aRanImi1.pri, whole genome shotgun sequence:
- the LOC138638955 gene encoding zinc finger protein 79-like has product MSRKAKEELDQYGKSISARPNIHLTRDTENLERIDLVHDASLQTPKRRNRRTICEPMKMPRTFSSEIPLPVSPGQHRSLLHTNSCFGRMDCEDSLESSPAMRSSSYICIECGQSFSQEVTYVEHQKSHSPTSREPDSTLDGSSTVCDVSDSMIQTQKQKKTGREFLCMDCGKTFIGKSNLIVHRRAHTGEKPYGCFFCGKHFGRSSVLRKHERIHTGEKPYTCIYCGKQFSQNSGLKNHERIHTGEKPYACIECGRRFSQSADLMVHYRTHTGEKPFICIECGNSFIRSSDLVIHQRTHSGIKPFTCTECGKSFSQRSQIIRHRRTHTGERPFACDVCAKSFILSSELKKHHRVHTGEKPYQCKDCGKSFRHCSNMSRHQKMHAEIEPL; this is encoded by the coding sequence CACGACCCAACATTCATCTAACAAGAGATACAGAGAACCTGGAAAGGATCGACCTTGTGCATGATGCTTCACTCCAGACTCCAAAACGACGAAATCGCAGAACAATATGTGAGCCCATGAAGATGCCCAGAACCTTTTCATCAGAAATTCCATTACCTGTATCGCCTGGCCAGCATAGAAGCCTTCTACATACTAACTCCTGTTTTGGCAGAATGGACTGCGAGGACAGCCTGGAGTCAAGCCCAGCTATGAGGTCCAGCTCGTATATCTGTATTGAGTGTGGCCAGAGCTTCTCTCAGGAGGTTACATATGTTGAGCACCAGAAGTCACACAGCCCCACAAGTCGGGAGCCTGACTCTACCCTTGATGGGAGCAGCACTGTCTGTGATGTAAGTGATTCTATGatacaaactcagaagcaaaagaaAACAGGCAGAGAGTTTCTGTGTATGGATTGTGGGAAAACCTTTATTGGGAAATCCAATCTTATAGTTCATCGGAGGgcacacacaggagagaagccatatggaTGCTTCTTTTGTGGGAAACACTTTGGCAGAAGTTCTGTGCTAAGAAAACACGAACGGATCCACACTGGAGAGAAACCGTACACTTGTATCTACTGTGGGAAGCAGTTCAGTCAGAATTCAGGGCTGAAGAACCATGAAAGAATACATACTGGGGAGAAGCCGTATGCATGCATAGAGTGCGGGAGGAGATTCAGTCAGAGTGCGGATCTGATGGTTCATTATAGGACTCACACGGGGGAGAAACCATTTATATGTATTGAGTGTGGAAATAGCTTTATTCGCAGCTCAGACCTCGTCATACACCAAAGAACACACTCTGGGATTAAACCATTCACATGCACTGAATGTGGCAAAAGCTTTAGTCAGAGGTCCCAAATTATAAGGCACAGAAGAACTCATACAGGCGAGAGGCCATTTGCTTGTGATGTCTGTGCCAAAAGCTTTATCCTGAGCTCAGAGCTGAAGAAACATCACCgggttcacacaggggagaagccgtatcAATGTAAGGATTGTGGGAAATCCTTCCGGCACTGTTCTAACATGAGCCGACATCAGAAGATGCATGCAGAGATTGAGCCTCTTTAG